The following are from one region of the Rhizobacter sp. AJA081-3 genome:
- a CDS encoding DUF3305 domain-containing protein, whose protein sequence is MTERPAVTVAVVMERDFQPNRWEDWRHRIAEVVPMQDAFGDTARVLRDDGKLQSTLHPGLRVELFADEGEGYYLNLSSGAPVWFVVWRSDDEDPSRAWPEQVTLSYNEAGRRLDAQERVDNVPLQPEWREWLQAFTDEHYKPEPKQRKRPASFQAPQRRGS, encoded by the coding sequence ATGACCGAGCGCCCTGCCGTGACCGTCGCGGTCGTGATGGAGCGCGACTTCCAGCCCAACCGCTGGGAGGACTGGCGGCACCGCATCGCCGAGGTGGTGCCGATGCAGGACGCCTTCGGCGACACCGCCCGCGTGCTGCGCGACGACGGCAAGTTGCAGAGCACGCTGCACCCGGGCCTGCGCGTCGAGCTGTTCGCCGACGAGGGCGAGGGCTACTACCTCAACCTGAGCAGCGGTGCGCCGGTGTGGTTCGTCGTCTGGCGCAGCGACGACGAAGATCCGTCGCGGGCCTGGCCCGAGCAGGTGACGCTGTCGTACAACGAGGCCGGCCGCCGCCTCGACGCGCAGGAGCGCGTCGACAACGTGCCGTTGCAGCCCGAGTGGCGCGAATGGCTGCAGGCCTTCACCGACGAACACTACAAGCCCGAACCCAAGCAGCGCAAGCGCCCGGCGTCGTTCCAGGCGCCGCAGCGGCGCGGTTCGTGA
- a CDS encoding DUF3306 domain-containing protein, whose protein sequence is MASEDGGFLSRWARRKAQVREGREPVPTAPVPAPIEAPVAAATPLATEAQLPVAGETAAEPALTLDDVATLTAESDFSRFVAHDVDPTVKNAALKKLFTDPHYNVMDGLDTYIDDYGKPDPLPEGMLRQMVQSQFLGLFDDEKKTDEPAAAAAAPAPTDPKEDAPDEDADLRLQPHHAADAGEPGAGEPGAGEDAAGQP, encoded by the coding sequence ATGGCCAGCGAGGACGGCGGCTTCCTGTCGCGCTGGGCGCGGCGCAAGGCCCAGGTGCGCGAGGGGCGCGAGCCCGTTCCGACGGCGCCCGTGCCTGCACCGATCGAGGCCCCGGTGGCCGCCGCCACACCGCTCGCCACCGAGGCCCAGCTCCCGGTCGCCGGGGAGACAGCGGCCGAGCCTGCGCTCACGCTCGACGACGTCGCCACGCTGACCGCGGAGTCCGACTTCAGCCGCTTCGTTGCCCACGACGTCGACCCGACGGTGAAGAACGCGGCGCTTAAGAAGCTCTTCACCGATCCGCACTACAACGTGATGGACGGGCTGGACACCTACATCGACGACTACGGCAAGCCCGACCCGCTGCCCGAGGGCATGCTGCGCCAGATGGTGCAGTCGCAGTTCCTCGGGCTGTTCGACGACGAGAAGAAGACGGACGAGCCGGCCGCCGCCGCGGCGGCACCGGCACCGACCGACCCGAAGGAAGACGCCCCCGATGAAGACGCTGATCTGCGACTGCAACCGCACCATGCCGCTGACGCCGGCGAGCCTGGCGCCGGTGAGCCAGGCGCTGGCGAAGACGCCGCTGGCCAGCCCTGA